A region of Nostoc sp. 'Peltigera membranacea cyanobiont' N6 DNA encodes the following proteins:
- a CDS encoding DUF6262 family protein, whose protein sequence is MAKQLNREKQTAVLLSAQQKRKEQKREQVFRAIEEIKKSGKPLTFPNIAQVAGCSISYLYKWTELTEYIHDLQSQKTQQLNSLESKQPGPHSLKTLSEVFKQRIRELSAENKELKRQNQNLRGHVAEIFELKSECERLRTQIKQLTTPESSPKVVSLNSVPKKSDNGELKNLSQEITHLITEMGIKIGVRLKQEIAKHEPERVKLAISAFEQYRSHNSIESPGACLLAMIRDEAEPNVPLKAMTPLEDEFERWYCQAIESGFCQDVPKKYLPIQQGEIQVRVNNDKFSSGYELLSWQIAKAKMELDEDSSIS, encoded by the coding sequence ATGGCGAAGCAACTTAATCGAGAAAAACAGACTGCTGTCCTTCTCTCAGCCCAACAAAAGCGAAAAGAGCAGAAACGTGAACAAGTGTTTCGCGCTATTGAAGAGATTAAAAAAAGCGGTAAACCCTTGACCTTCCCTAACATTGCTCAAGTCGCTGGCTGTTCCATTTCCTACCTCTACAAATGGACGGAATTAACTGAATACATTCATGATTTACAGTCGCAAAAAACACAGCAACTAAATTCATTAGAGTCGAAACAACCTGGACCTCATAGCCTCAAAACTCTAAGCGAAGTATTCAAGCAACGGATTCGAGAACTGTCAGCTGAAAATAAAGAATTAAAGCGACAGAATCAGAACTTGAGAGGTCATGTTGCGGAAATCTTTGAGTTGAAGTCTGAATGTGAACGTCTGCGAACACAAATTAAGCAGTTGACCACACCTGAGTCATCCCCAAAAGTTGTTTCTCTGAACTCGGTTCCTAAGAAGTCTGATAATGGCGAACTCAAGAATCTATCTCAAGAAATTACTCATTTAATTACCGAAATGGGCATCAAAATCGGTGTTAGATTAAAACAGGAAATAGCCAAACACGAGCCAGAGAGAGTGAAGTTGGCAATATCCGCCTTCGAGCAATACCGAAGCCATAATAGTATCGAGAGTCCCGGTGCTTGCTTGCTGGCAATGATTCGTGATGAAGCTGAACCTAATGTTCCTCTCAAAGCGATGACTCCTCTTGAGGATGAGTTTGAACGTTGGTATTGTCAGGCTATTGAAAGTGGTTTCTGCCAAGATGTTCCAAAAAAATATTTACCCATACAGCAAGGAGAAATTCAGGTTAGAGTAAACAATGATAAATTTTCATCAGGTTATGAACTACTATCCTGGCAAATAGCTAAAGCGAAAATGGAATTAGATGAAGATTCATCAATATCTTGA
- a CDS encoding HNH endonuclease has product MTFTYSLYPDNWSELATAIKQQAQWRCQKCGLQCILPGEKTSDLTRSERRVYTLQVHHWDRNPANNHRGNLIALCSGLCRIHVVEALM; this is encoded by the coding sequence ATGACGTTCACCTATTCTCTGTACCCAGACAATTGGTCAGAACTTGCCACTGCAATTAAGCAACAAGCCCAGTGGCGTTGTCAAAAATGTGGATTACAGTGCATTCTCCCTGGTGAAAAAACATCAGATTTGACACGCTCAGAACGCAGAGTGTACACCCTACAGGTTCATCATTGGGACAGAAATCCAGCAAATAACCACAGAGGCAACCTTATAGCTTTATGTAGCGGTTTATGTAGAATCCACGTCGTAGAAGCCTTGATGTGA
- a CDS encoding WGR domain-containing protein: MTVKIAYELDKWLQSKWQRDTRFYTLTLCQNLFGEWTITKTWGSAIYRGFGKSKDLDCPDYQAALITYYKLQERREKRGYKRVDPESRY; the protein is encoded by the coding sequence ATGACTGTAAAAATTGCCTACGAACTTGACAAATGGCTTCAATCGAAGTGGCAAAGAGATACGCGATTCTACACCTTAACCCTTTGCCAAAACCTATTTGGAGAGTGGACGATCACCAAAACTTGGGGTAGTGCCATCTATCGGGGGTTTGGCAAGTCAAAAGATTTAGATTGCCCTGATTACCAAGCCGCGTTAATAACTTACTACAAACTGCAAGAGCGAAGGGAAAAACGAGGGTATAAAAGAGTTGACCCTGAGTCAAGATATTGA
- a CDS encoding integrase — protein sequence MGKRKHQPISIHQTLDGNLQVNWSDNYNHEFVCPLCNRGRLSHFYYDKTTLCQIQLSCEACHKSTPLSCQLRKSPPISIHQMLDGTLSVNWKTDYAGEFICPNCNHGKINNFHHSQKPICKLRLECDSCSQITNLTCEVPQHPPISIHQTLNGTLQVNWKTDYAGEFICPQCLKGQLNRFSYSKGSVCKLRLGCDFCHQVTYLTGKFKHLPISIHQTLQGTLSVNWAEKYSGEFICPQCNQGQISKFHYADGQSHQLKLGCNSCSLKTLLCCQVPPQFHGYRQHLVCPNPLCHQIGPDGQKGWIYETFQTTSSQSNCRCYFCHINFHPNATSYGSWVGSQQEETLLNFCFDDDVWDFRHFIKNSPVRILNFKSIKPEWFRILVKQYLYSLLKSGRFSASAKPMNSLVALRQFSQILKPNNIQHLSEISRELILSFLDINQTNCNRTIREKLYNLKDFFDFFGLESLSLVRHRDIPKQTIQDVDWLDEITRQGIKQHLDKIPAPVARHYLVQEYTAARPGDICQIAFDCLVEENGQWYIKFYQHKVERWHRLPAPREIRQVIEQQQQWIRKTFGSDYPYLFCHFRSIKQSSYPSFSSLKPLPNPPQVTASGNPMVRLIRLLIEQEDIRDSNGQKPYFTGKITRSSRLQEVRAKHGMEAAQLYADHLSSETTFQHYAPPTKEQVAVVDLPFQELLLNSQNRFLPWQTLPESLLKNPSSHELDLEISPRLVVYGHCTLDPKTNCIYNLYPKCYGCGSFRPSTSKLPLYERQYAGEHKRMESAKQAGAALAYEESKATLEAMDKWLSDLRKVANGEAT from the coding sequence ATGGGTAAACGCAAGCATCAACCGATTTCAATTCACCAGACTCTTGACGGTAATTTACAAGTAAATTGGTCAGATAACTATAATCACGAATTCGTTTGTCCCCTTTGTAATCGCGGACGATTGAGCCATTTTTATTACGACAAGACAACACTGTGTCAAATTCAATTAAGCTGTGAAGCTTGCCACAAATCCACTCCCCTCTCTTGCCAACTGAGAAAATCACCACCCATCTCAATTCATCAAATGCTTGACGGTACTTTGTCAGTCAATTGGAAGACAGATTATGCTGGCGAGTTTATTTGTCCCAACTGCAATCATGGAAAAATTAACAATTTTCATCACTCTCAAAAACCAATTTGTAAACTTAGACTCGAATGTGATTCATGCTCTCAGATAACCAACTTAACTTGTGAAGTTCCTCAACACCCACCTATCTCAATTCACCAGACCCTTAACGGGACTTTACAAGTCAATTGGAAGACAGATTATGCTGGTGAGTTTATCTGTCCTCAGTGCCTGAAGGGACAATTAAACAGATTTTCTTACTCGAAAGGATCTGTTTGCAAACTGAGATTGGGATGTGATTTTTGTCATCAAGTAACATACCTGACTGGTAAATTTAAACATTTACCAATTTCCATTCACCAAACTCTTCAAGGAACTCTGTCAGTCAATTGGGCAGAAAAGTATTCTGGAGAATTTATCTGTCCTCAGTGTAATCAGGGACAAATCAGCAAATTTCATTATGCTGATGGGCAAAGTCATCAACTCAAACTAGGATGTAATTCTTGCTCCCTTAAAACCCTGCTTTGTTGTCAAGTTCCACCTCAGTTTCACGGTTATCGCCAGCATTTAGTTTGCCCTAATCCCCTGTGCCATCAAATTGGCCCTGATGGACAGAAAGGGTGGATTTACGAGACATTTCAAACAACTAGCAGCCAGAGTAATTGTCGCTGTTACTTCTGCCACATAAATTTTCACCCTAACGCCACAAGTTATGGCAGTTGGGTTGGGTCTCAACAAGAAGAAACTTTATTGAATTTCTGTTTTGATGATGATGTTTGGGATTTTCGCCATTTTATCAAAAACTCACCCGTGAGAATCCTTAACTTTAAGTCAATTAAACCTGAGTGGTTTCGTATATTAGTCAAGCAATATCTATATTCTTTACTCAAATCAGGTAGGTTTTCTGCTAGTGCAAAACCGATGAATTCTCTGGTGGCTTTGCGTCAGTTTAGTCAAATTTTGAAGCCAAATAACATCCAGCATCTCTCTGAGATTAGCCGGGAACTAATTTTAAGCTTTCTCGACATCAACCAAACTAACTGTAATCGAACGATTCGAGAAAAGCTATATAACCTCAAAGATTTTTTTGATTTTTTCGGATTAGAATCTCTAAGCTTAGTTCGTCATCGAGATATTCCTAAACAGACAATTCAGGACGTGGATTGGTTGGATGAAATCACCCGTCAAGGGATTAAACAGCATCTTGATAAAATCCCTGCTCCTGTTGCTCGTCACTATTTAGTGCAAGAATATACGGCTGCTCGTCCAGGAGATATTTGTCAGATAGCTTTTGATTGTTTAGTTGAAGAAAATGGTCAATGGTATATCAAGTTTTATCAGCATAAGGTGGAACGATGGCACAGACTACCTGCCCCTCGTGAGATTAGACAAGTCATTGAACAACAACAGCAATGGATTAGGAAAACCTTTGGCTCAGACTACCCTTATCTGTTTTGTCATTTTAGAAGTATTAAACAGAGTTCTTACCCCTCGTTTTCTAGTCTCAAACCATTGCCCAATCCCCCTCAAGTAACAGCAAGTGGAAATCCAATGGTTCGTCTTATTCGTCTGTTGATAGAGCAAGAAGACATTCGTGATAGCAATGGTCAAAAACCCTATTTTACTGGTAAGATTACCCGTTCTAGTCGCCTCCAAGAAGTAAGGGCTAAACACGGAATGGAAGCAGCTCAACTCTATGCTGACCACCTCAGTAGTGAAACGACATTTCAGCACTATGCACCTCCCACTAAGGAGCAAGTAGCGGTAGTAGATTTACCTTTTCAGGAGCTGCTGCTGAATTCGCAAAACCGCTTCCTCCCCTGGCAAACCTTACCTGAAAGCCTCCTCAAAAACCCTTCATCTCACGAACTCGACCTGGAAATTTCACCTCGTCTGGTGGTCTATGGTCATTGCACCCTTGACCCCAAAACAAACTGTATCTACAACCTTTATCCCAAATGTTACGGCTGTGGTAGTTTCCGCCCCAGTACGAGCAAATTACCCCTTTATGAACGGCAATATGCTGGAGAACACAAACGTATGGAGTCAGCTAAACAAGCTGGGGCAGCCCTGGCCTATGAAGAATCCAAGGCTACCCTAGAAGCAATGGATAAATGGCTATCAGATTTGAGGAAAGTTGCTAATGGCGAAGCAACTTAA